One window of the Labilibaculum sp. genome contains the following:
- a CDS encoding TIGR01777 family oxidoreductase, which produces MKIGITGGSGLIGSHLTEKLRGDFNADILLIPRKLLYGNVQDLCSFIKSCEVIIHLSGASVICRWNPKNKQILRSSRITTTKNLSNAIGLMEIKPKLFISTSAVGIYDPKHTHNEYSTKFSNDFLGELCIDWEKAANEVKKQAVRTVIFRLGVVLSDKGGALAKALPIFRYALGGKLGNGNQAFPFIHIKDLINAYSYVILNKEMEGTYNLTAPELITNRDYTKALSSFLNRPAFFHVPASILRVLLGEGSNVLLSGQRVVPERLVNSGFMFDFPTLRATLNSFSSCKLSNS; this is translated from the coding sequence ATGAAAATTGGAATTACCGGGGGATCAGGTTTAATTGGTTCTCATTTAACAGAAAAATTAAGAGGTGATTTTAATGCTGATATTCTTTTAATTCCAAGAAAACTCCTTTACGGAAATGTTCAGGATCTTTGCAGTTTTATTAAATCTTGCGAAGTTATTATTCATCTTTCCGGTGCTTCTGTAATTTGCAGGTGGAATCCCAAAAACAAACAAATCCTGCGTAGTAGCCGCATTACCACAACTAAAAATCTGAGCAATGCAATTGGTTTGATGGAAATTAAACCTAAGTTATTTATTTCAACTTCCGCAGTGGGGATTTACGACCCCAAACATACACACAACGAGTATAGTACAAAATTTTCGAATGATTTCTTAGGTGAACTTTGTATTGATTGGGAAAAGGCTGCCAATGAGGTAAAAAAACAAGCTGTTCGAACAGTAATTTTTCGCTTAGGTGTTGTTTTGAGCGACAAAGGAGGGGCTTTGGCAAAAGCTCTGCCAATTTTTCGGTATGCTTTAGGCGGTAAGTTGGGAAATGGAAATCAAGCATTTCCGTTTATTCATATAAAAGATCTTATTAATGCCTATTCTTATGTTATTTTAAATAAAGAAATGGAGGGAACGTACAATCTAACAGCTCCTGAATTAATTACGAATCGGGACTATACCAAAGCACTTAGTTCTTTTTTAAATAGACCTGCATTTTTTCATGTTCCTGCATCAATTCTCAGAGTCCTTTTGGGGGAAGGTTCAAATGTTCTTCTTTCAGGCCAGAGAGTTGTTCCTGAACGCCTTGTAAATTCAGGGTTTATGTTCGATTTTCCAACTTTACGCGCTACTCTTAATTCATTTTCAAGTTGCAAATTATCAAACTCTTAA
- a CDS encoding DUF1599 domain-containing protein: protein MNKTDQQYNSIIKICTDIFTKKMHDYGTAWRILRPSSITDQIYIKAQRIRSLEIKGVSKIEDNIRDEFIGIVNYAIMGIIQLELGPSEEELANEKALELYSKYFAEAKELMEAKNHDYDEAWRSMRVSSYTDLILMKINRTKQIEDLQGKTLISEGIDANYFDMINYAVFGLIKIEFENA, encoded by the coding sequence ATGAATAAAACAGACCAACAGTACAATTCGATTATTAAAATCTGTACAGATATCTTCACAAAAAAAATGCACGATTACGGGACCGCCTGGAGAATTCTTCGTCCAAGTTCCATAACCGATCAAATATACATTAAAGCACAGCGGATAAGAAGTCTTGAGATCAAAGGAGTAAGCAAAATAGAGGATAATATCCGGGATGAGTTTATCGGAATTGTAAATTATGCCATTATGGGCATTATACAACTGGAACTTGGACCCTCTGAGGAAGAGCTCGCTAATGAAAAAGCTCTTGAGTTGTATTCTAAATATTTTGCTGAAGCCAAAGAATTAATGGAAGCCAAAAATCACGATTACGATGAAGCTTGGCGAAGCATGAGGGTAAGCTCGTATACAGACTTAATCCTGATGAAAATTAACAGAACCAAGCAAATTGAAGATCTGCAAGGGAAAACATTAATATCAGAAGGTATTGATGCCAACTATTTCGATATGATTAACTACGCGGTTTTTGGATTAATTAAAATTGAGTTCGAAAACGCCTAA
- a CDS encoding response regulator: MELDFTPQLLIVDDRAENLELLKALLGKLHVDLELIQSPIKALQDIENKEYALIILDVQMPQMDGFLLAQKIRSGHVNKSTPIIFLTAIFLDKQSESKAYKCGGVDFIMKPFDHAILINKINIFLELYTNRKLVESQNKKLTFALNEKDLLEGRLRNLASNYRSILEGQSELILKMDSLHRVEFANKAFTDFFNYTLDGISKDSLASVNLVLREQLIQGIEKLNGKKKLTTFEGQIINSVGNNVCLEWTIYKEIEFDDTHYLAIGRDVSERKQLKDSLVKKESVLRKIQKKAKIGSFEWDSYSKIIRGSDEFLRIYDISSVDKENIFEEIKLKTHVDDKEVIERMLLNLPEKNQKIEFEHRYIYNNGEIKHFKIEMYSEYRELEDVFNLYGLVSDISQKKTLELTFKESLSLENDAYSDKAIFELNEKNQISYLNDYACKFLECHELKDTKGLEFTQFFKDEDTKKIKKILNLSNSKKGFVFELLSIVTKKQALKRIVLAAHSTLVNNKKGVRGIMMEIVTNGEVGNNSVEYKDIITGLKRQEQEFEDKTNKLKEKVEKELRINDFHRQLLLKKSELESLGKMASSMVNEINQPLTGISMIMDNILLRLSMNNIDEGYIREKCSQVFTDIDRIKKYLSQIGIYNSSQKENTQELIDIKSLLNDSISLIKKQYKTKNVEISFEACSDDLYVTGNKYKLQKVVVDILNNAYESIDYRHLSSNTKRKVEWIKITAELVNKNVVIAIKDNGSGIDPDNLNYIFEPFFTTKPSGIGSGLGLYISKGIVQKMNGQITVSSRKNEFTEMKLILPFEFENSKQAIKFENN; encoded by the coding sequence ATGGAATTGGATTTTACACCCCAATTATTGATTGTTGATGACCGTGCCGAAAACTTGGAATTACTAAAAGCCTTGTTGGGAAAGTTGCATGTTGACCTAGAGTTAATTCAATCACCAATAAAAGCTTTGCAGGATATCGAGAATAAGGAATATGCTCTTATCATTCTTGATGTTCAAATGCCACAGATGGATGGATTTTTACTTGCTCAAAAAATTCGAAGTGGTCATGTGAATAAATCAACACCAATAATTTTTTTAACAGCAATATTTTTAGATAAACAAAGTGAATCAAAGGCCTATAAATGCGGTGGTGTTGACTTTATTATGAAACCATTTGATCATGCAATCTTAATTAATAAGATCAATATCTTTTTGGAATTATATACCAATCGGAAATTGGTTGAATCACAGAATAAGAAGTTAACTTTCGCTCTTAACGAGAAGGATTTGTTAGAGGGGCGTTTACGAAATCTTGCATCCAATTACCGATCTATTCTGGAGGGGCAATCGGAGCTTATTTTGAAAATGGATAGCTTGCATAGGGTGGAATTTGCGAACAAAGCATTTACCGATTTTTTCAATTATACTTTAGATGGCATTTCTAAAGATTCTTTGGCTTCTGTTAATTTAGTTTTGAGAGAGCAATTGATTCAGGGAATTGAGAAGCTGAATGGTAAGAAAAAACTAACAACTTTTGAAGGTCAGATCATAAATTCGGTGGGAAATAACGTTTGTTTGGAATGGACTATTTATAAGGAGATCGAATTTGATGATACCCATTATTTGGCAATTGGCCGTGATGTTTCGGAACGAAAGCAATTAAAAGATTCATTAGTTAAGAAAGAGAGTGTTTTAAGGAAGATTCAAAAGAAAGCCAAAATTGGAAGTTTTGAATGGGATTCTTATTCTAAAATTATTCGTGGTTCGGATGAGTTTTTACGAATTTATGATATTTCGTCTGTAGATAAAGAAAATATTTTTGAGGAAATTAAGTTGAAAACCCATGTTGATGATAAGGAGGTAATTGAACGCATGCTCTTGAATCTGCCCGAAAAAAATCAAAAAATAGAGTTTGAACATCGATATATTTATAACAATGGAGAAATTAAACATTTCAAAATTGAGATGTACAGTGAATACCGTGAACTAGAGGATGTATTTAATCTATATGGTCTTGTTTCAGATATTTCTCAGAAAAAAACTTTGGAGTTGACATTTAAAGAGAGTCTAAGTCTTGAAAATGATGCATACAGTGACAAGGCTATTTTTGAGTTGAATGAAAAAAACCAAATCAGCTATTTGAATGATTACGCATGTAAATTTCTTGAATGTCATGAATTAAAAGACACTAAGGGTTTAGAATTCACTCAGTTTTTTAAGGATGAGGACACAAAGAAAATTAAAAAAATATTGAATTTGTCAAATTCAAAAAAAGGCTTTGTTTTTGAATTGTTGTCGATTGTTACCAAAAAACAAGCATTGAAACGAATTGTTTTGGCCGCTCATTCAACCTTGGTGAATAATAAAAAAGGTGTGCGTGGCATAATGATGGAAATAGTTACAAATGGTGAAGTTGGAAATAATTCTGTTGAGTATAAGGATATTATAACTGGTTTAAAGCGACAAGAGCAGGAATTTGAAGATAAAACGAATAAGCTAAAAGAGAAAGTTGAAAAAGAGCTCAGAATCAATGATTTTCACCGTCAGTTATTATTAAAGAAATCGGAGCTTGAATCTCTTGGCAAAATGGCAAGCTCAATGGTGAATGAGATTAATCAGCCCTTAACTGGAATTTCGATGATTATGGATAATATTCTTCTGCGCTTATCGATGAATAATATTGATGAAGGGTACATCCGGGAAAAATGTTCGCAGGTATTTACTGACATCGATCGTATCAAGAAATACTTATCACAAATCGGTATTTATAATTCCTCTCAAAAGGAAAATACCCAAGAGCTAATTGATATAAAAAGTCTCCTTAATGATTCCATAAGCCTGATTAAGAAACAATACAAAACAAAAAATGTTGAGATTTCGTTTGAAGCATGTTCCGATGATTTATACGTAACAGGTAATAAATATAAGCTTCAGAAGGTTGTTGTAGATATATTAAACAATGCTTACGAATCTATTGACTACAGACATCTATCTTCAAATACAAAGAGAAAAGTTGAATGGATTAAAATTACTGCTGAGTTAGTGAATAAAAATGTAGTAATAGCAATTAAGGATAATGGCAGTGGAATTGATCCAGATAATCTCAATTATATTTTCGAACCATTTTTTACGACCAAACCATCAGGTATTGGCTCAGGACTCGGGTTGTATATTAGTAAAGGAATAGTACAGAAAATGAATGGGCAAATTACAGTTAGCAGCAGAAAAAACGAATTTACCGAAATGAAATTGATATTGCCTTTTGAATTTGAGAATTCAAAACAAGCAATCAAATTTGAAAATAATTAA
- the folP gene encoding dihydropteroate synthase produces MQNYKTNCFNSDNLSIKCGDRSINFEKPLVMGILNLTPDSFYDGGSYLNKTAILKRSEQILSEGAEIIDLGAYSTRPGAADVSAEEEILRMLPAVECIRKEFPNCLLSIDTFRAEVAKRTVTDFGACIINDISGGTMDDKMFSVIGELKVPYIMMHIKGTPQTMQQNPVYHHLVNDMLAFFRSQIKGLNEFGAKDIIIDPGFGFGKTLDHNYEIIANLQEFKQLDLPILIGVSRKSMIYKFLGGDPSTSLNGTTALNMMALDQGADILRVHDVKEAVECVKLYSKIKSSLQ; encoded by the coding sequence ATGCAAAATTACAAAACAAATTGTTTTAACAGCGATAATCTTTCTATTAAGTGTGGGGATCGGTCAATAAATTTTGAAAAGCCTTTGGTTATGGGGATTCTGAATCTCACTCCCGACTCATTTTATGATGGCGGTTCTTATCTTAACAAAACAGCCATTTTGAAACGAAGCGAGCAAATTTTGTCCGAAGGAGCTGAAATTATTGATCTTGGGGCTTACTCTACTCGTCCTGGTGCTGCAGATGTTTCAGCTGAGGAAGAAATTCTCAGAATGCTTCCGGCAGTAGAATGTATTCGAAAGGAATTTCCAAATTGTTTATTGTCTATCGATACTTTTAGAGCGGAAGTAGCTAAAAGAACTGTCACCGATTTTGGAGCCTGCATTATTAATGATATCTCAGGAGGAACGATGGATGATAAAATGTTCTCTGTTATTGGAGAACTAAAAGTTCCATATATCATGATGCATATCAAGGGAACGCCCCAAACAATGCAGCAAAATCCGGTTTATCATCATTTAGTGAATGACATGCTTGCTTTTTTTCGATCGCAGATTAAAGGTTTGAATGAATTCGGAGCCAAAGACATTATTATTGATCCCGGTTTTGGATTTGGGAAAACGTTGGATCATAATTATGAAATTATAGCTAATTTACAGGAATTTAAGCAGCTTGACTTGCCAATATTGATTGGTGTGTCGCGTAAGTCGATGATTTATAAATTTTTAGGTGGGGACCCGTCTACGAGTTTGAATGGCACTACTGCGTTGAATATGATGGCATTGGATCAGGGAGCGGATATTCTGAGAGTACACGATGTGAAAGAAGCTGTTGAATGCGTAAAGCTGTATTCAAAGATCAAATCCTCATTGCAGTAA
- the cdaA gene encoding diadenylate cyclase CdaA: MTAAFITLGLFDILDILLVAFLLYQVYMLIKGTVAINIFVGLSLFYLMWLLVRALNMELLSSILGQFIGVGVIALIIVFQQEIRRFLLLLGTRYNVSQKFNLNNWFALDERGIPDIEIRSVVSACEHMSKTKTGALIVIAKNMDLQNYADTGQILKARVSKNLLETIFFKNSPLHDGAVIWANNRILAARCILPVTDDTNIPGSLGLRHRAAIGMTQATDSHVITVSEETGNISYVMGGNIKVRITTNELRKFLEGDFSSFII, from the coding sequence ATGACCGCAGCATTTATTACACTTGGACTTTTTGATATTCTTGATATTTTACTGGTTGCCTTTTTACTTTATCAGGTTTACATGTTAATCAAAGGAACTGTTGCTATCAATATATTTGTTGGGTTGTCTCTTTTTTATCTAATGTGGTTGTTGGTCCGTGCCCTAAATATGGAATTGTTAAGTAGTATTCTTGGGCAGTTTATTGGAGTGGGGGTAATTGCATTAATTATTGTATTTCAACAGGAAATCAGGAGGTTTCTTCTTTTGCTTGGAACCAGATATAATGTGAGCCAGAAGTTTAATTTGAATAATTGGTTTGCTCTTGATGAAAGAGGAATTCCGGATATCGAAATCAGATCAGTTGTTAGCGCATGTGAACACATGTCAAAAACGAAAACTGGTGCTCTGATTGTAATCGCAAAAAATATGGATTTACAAAATTATGCGGATACAGGACAAATTTTAAAAGCAAGGGTATCAAAAAACCTTTTGGAAACTATTTTTTTTAAAAATTCACCTCTTCACGACGGGGCTGTTATTTGGGCTAATAATAGAATACTTGCAGCACGATGTATATTGCCTGTTACGGATGATACAAATATTCCGGGCAGCCTCGGATTAAGACATCGGGCAGCGATTGGAATGACTCAGGCAACCGACTCTCATGTAATAACAGTCTCTGAGGAAACAGGAAACATATCGTATGTTATGGGAGGGAATATTAAGGTGAGGATTACAACAAACGAATTACGAAAATTTTTGGAGGGAGATTTTTCAAGTTTTATCATTTAA